A window of Leptotrichia wadei contains these coding sequences:
- a CDS encoding PTS sugar transporter subunit IIB, which produces MKVLFVCSLGMSSAVAVKALEKEAKSKGVEIEVKAVSTQQFEDEVKNGYDVAMVAPQIRHRFDILSAQAKEAQVPCAMITPQGYSPLGGPKLLKQIQELLSN; this is translated from the coding sequence ATGAAAGTATTATTTGTATGTTCGCTAGGAATGTCAAGCGCAGTGGCGGTAAAAGCACTAGAAAAGGAAGCAAAATCAAAAGGTGTAGAAATTGAAGTAAAGGCTGTAAGTACACAGCAATTTGAAGATGAAGTGAAAAATGGATATGACGTGGCAATGGTTGCACCTCAAATAAGACACAGATTTGATATATTAAGTGCACAAGCAAAGGAAGCCCAAGTACCTTGCGCAATGATTACGCCACAAGGATATAGCCCACTTGGAGGCCCTAAATTATTAAAACAGATTCAAGAATTATTATCCAATTAA
- a CDS encoding PTS sugar transporter subunit IIC, translating to MAVLEQLSIKMAKISEQRHLRAIRDGIVSTLPLIIVGSIFLILAFPPFPKEWAISVLAKKHAVQMLLPYRMTMFIMGLYAVMGIGYSLAKSYKLDGITGAILSVCAFLLTIMPKMINPIEVINQTIGGKAVQIIVEEGTKGSQIIQEDIGYALQMSRLGSAGLFVGIIAAIFAVEVYRMTTTTGFRIKMPEAVPESVARSFEALTPAAIIIFTLTILTYWLNIDLHDIIGSIIKPVLKFSDSWFSVILIVFMITFFWSFGIHGDSIVGSVVRPLWLMLLEQNATALANGQNIPHIAAEPLYQWFIWIGGSGTTIGFALLLLLKSKSTYGKTLGKAAILPSIFNINEPIIFGAPIVLNPTLLPPFIIVPIVNASITYFAMVAGLVNRVTSTPPWTLPGPIGAFLATNGDFRAVILNILLIIISVAIYYPFFNAYEKKLLAEEHAEAQE from the coding sequence ATGGCAGTTTTAGAACAACTTTCAATAAAAATGGCAAAAATATCAGAACAAAGACATTTAAGGGCAATACGGGACGGTATAGTTTCTACATTGCCACTAATCATTGTCGGATCAATATTTTTAATTTTAGCGTTCCCACCTTTTCCAAAAGAATGGGCAATCTCAGTTTTAGCAAAAAAACATGCAGTACAAATGCTACTGCCCTACCGTATGACAATGTTCATAATGGGACTTTACGCAGTTATGGGAATCGGTTACAGCCTTGCAAAATCGTATAAGTTAGACGGAATCACAGGGGCAATCCTCTCAGTCTGCGCATTTTTGCTTACAATCATGCCAAAAATGATTAATCCGATTGAAGTGATAAATCAAACTATTGGTGGAAAAGCAGTACAAATTATTGTTGAAGAGGGTACAAAAGGCTCTCAAATTATTCAGGAAGATATTGGGTATGCTCTGCAAATGTCAAGATTAGGCTCTGCAGGCTTATTTGTAGGAATAATAGCGGCAATATTTGCAGTTGAAGTATATAGAATGACTACAACAACTGGATTTAGAATAAAAATGCCTGAAGCTGTGCCAGAATCAGTTGCACGTTCATTTGAAGCCTTAACTCCAGCGGCAATAATTATTTTCACATTGACAATTTTGACTTACTGGCTAAATATTGATTTACACGATATAATAGGCTCAATTATAAAACCTGTCCTGAAATTTAGTGATTCATGGTTTTCTGTAATACTTATCGTATTTATGATTACATTCTTCTGGAGCTTTGGAATTCACGGTGATTCAATTGTCGGATCTGTTGTACGTCCATTGTGGCTTATGCTTCTTGAACAAAATGCTACAGCTTTGGCAAATGGACAAAATATTCCTCACATTGCGGCAGAACCTTTATACCAATGGTTCATTTGGATTGGCGGTTCAGGAACAACAATAGGATTTGCACTATTACTGCTACTTAAATCAAAATCAACTTACGGTAAGACACTAGGAAAAGCAGCAATCCTTCCTTCAATATTCAACATAAACGAACCAATTATTTTTGGAGCTCCAATCGTATTGAATCCTACATTATTGCCGCCTTTTATAATTGTTCCAATAGTTAATGCCTCTATCACTTATTTTGCAATGGTAGCAGGACTGGTAAACCGTGTAACTTCAACACCGCCTTGGACTCTACCTGGACCAATAGGAGCATTTTTAGCAACAAATGGAGATTTTAGAGCAGTTATTTTAAATATACTTCTTATTATAATTTCTGTTGCAATTTACTATCCTTTCTTTAATGCCTATGAGAAAAAATTATTGGCAGAAGAACATGCTGAAGCACAAGAATAA
- a CDS encoding 6-phospho-beta-glucosidase, translating to MGKKDGIKIVTIGGGSSYTPELIEGFIKRIKELPVREIWLVDIEEGKEKLEIVGNLAKRMVEKAGIDCKVYLTLDRREAIKDADFVTTQFRVGLLDARIKDERIPFENGLLGQETNGAGGMFKAFRTIPVILDIVNDIKELAPNAWLINFTNPAGIVTEAVLNYGNFEKVVGLCNIPVHTQMDCASLYEKDISEFKFQFAGLNHFVWYKVWDKKGNELTADLWDKRQDKENLGVKNIVSINYDYDQIKNLGMLPCDYHRYYYLQDEMLAEGLKSYKENGTRGEIVKRVEAELFELYKDVNLKEKPKQLEQRGGAYYSDAACELISAIYNDKGIIMAVNTRNKGAIADLPYNSAVEISSYITASGPKPITFGKFPNAGQRGYIQLMKAMEELTVEAAVTGNYYTALQAFTTNPLIPGTTIGRKVLNELLDAHEKYLPQFKDYYENREKYQKGGK from the coding sequence ATGGGAAAAAAAGACGGAATTAAAATTGTAACGATTGGTGGAGGCTCTAGCTATACTCCTGAACTGATAGAAGGATTTATTAAAAGGATAAAGGAATTGCCAGTAAGGGAAATATGGCTGGTTGATATTGAAGAAGGAAAAGAAAAATTAGAAATAGTTGGAAATTTGGCTAAAAGAATGGTGGAAAAGGCTGGTATTGACTGCAAGGTTTATTTGACGCTGGATAGAAGGGAAGCTATAAAAGATGCGGATTTTGTGACTACTCAGTTTCGTGTGGGGCTGCTTGATGCGAGAATTAAAGATGAAAGAATACCATTTGAAAACGGACTTTTGGGACAGGAAACAAATGGGGCTGGAGGAATGTTTAAGGCATTTCGTACAATTCCTGTAATACTTGATATTGTAAATGATATAAAGGAACTTGCTCCAAATGCCTGGCTCATTAACTTTACAAATCCAGCTGGAATCGTAACAGAAGCTGTACTAAATTATGGAAATTTTGAAAAAGTTGTCGGACTTTGCAATATTCCAGTACATACTCAGATGGATTGTGCAAGCCTTTATGAAAAAGATATTAGCGAGTTTAAATTCCAATTTGCAGGGCTGAATCACTTTGTCTGGTACAAGGTTTGGGACAAGAAAGGAAATGAACTTACGGCGGATTTATGGGATAAAAGGCAGGATAAGGAAAATCTTGGCGTAAAAAATATTGTAAGCATAAATTACGATTATGATCAGATAAAAAATTTGGGAATGTTGCCTTGTGACTATCATAGATATTATTACTTACAGGATGAAATGCTGGCTGAAGGGCTGAAATCATATAAGGAGAATGGAACAAGAGGGGAAATTGTTAAAAGAGTTGAAGCAGAACTTTTTGAACTTTACAAGGATGTAAATTTGAAGGAAAAACCTAAACAGCTTGAACAAAGAGGTGGTGCTTATTACTCTGATGCAGCTTGTGAACTGATTAGTGCTATCTACAATGATAAAGGCATAATAATGGCGGTAAATACTAGAAATAAAGGAGCTATCGCAGATTTACCGTATAATTCGGCAGTTGAAATTTCCTCATACATTACAGCAAGCGGGCCTAAACCAATAACATTTGGTAAATTTCCAAATGCTGGGCAGAGAGGATATATTCAATTAATGAAGGCAATGGAAGAACTGACTGTGGAAGCGGCTGTTACAGGAAATTATTACACCGCATTGCAGGCTTTCACTACAAATCCATTAATTCCTGGAACTACAATTGGAAGAAAAGTTTTGAATGAACTTCTGGATGCACACGAAAAATATTTACCACAGTTTAAGGATTATTATGAAAATAGAGAAAAATATCAAAAGGGAGGAAAATAA
- the murQ gene encoding N-acetylmuramic acid 6-phosphate etherase: MIELEKLSTEENNPSSKDIELQDSLEIVRRINEEDKKVAFCVENELGSISRLINAILSKYKKETRIIYIGAGTSGRLGILDASECPPTYGVSFEKVQGIIAGGNEAIFKAKENAEDSPELGKQDLLNINLTENDAVIGLAASGRTPYVLGAIEYANSIGAVTGSITCSKNSELSKVSQYSIEVPVGAEIVTGSTRMKAGTAQKMILNMISTTIMIKLGKVFSGYMVDVKTSNQKLVERAKRIIMKTTGADYEIASSVLKKAGNDVKTAISMILLDIDKDMAMEKLKQYDNNVAKLIHEYSEKNI; encoded by the coding sequence ATGATCGAGCTGGAAAAATTGTCTACTGAAGAAAATAATCCAAGCAGCAAGGATATTGAACTGCAGGATAGCCTTGAGATTGTGAGAAGAATAAATGAGGAAGACAAGAAAGTGGCATTTTGCGTAGAAAATGAACTGGGCAGTATTTCACGGCTGATAAATGCTATTTTGTCAAAATATAAAAAAGAAACTAGAATTATATATATTGGGGCTGGAACATCAGGCAGGCTTGGAATACTTGATGCTTCGGAATGTCCTCCTACTTACGGAGTTTCCTTTGAGAAAGTTCAAGGAATAATTGCTGGTGGAAATGAAGCGATATTCAAGGCTAAGGAGAACGCTGAGGATAGTCCTGAACTGGGAAAACAGGATTTGCTAAATATTAATCTTACTGAAAATGATGCAGTTATAGGACTTGCGGCTTCTGGCAGAACTCCTTATGTTTTGGGTGCCATCGAATATGCAAACAGTATTGGTGCAGTTACAGGAAGTATAACTTGCTCAAAAAACTCTGAATTATCAAAGGTTAGTCAATATTCTATAGAAGTCCCTGTTGGAGCTGAAATTGTTACAGGCTCTACCAGAATGAAAGCGGGAACAGCACAGAAAATGATACTTAATATGATTTCCACAACAATTATGATAAAACTGGGAAAAGTATTTTCAGGCTACATGGTGGATGTAAAAACTTCCAATCAGAAACTGGTTGAGCGGGCGAAAAGAATAATAATGAAAACTACTGGGGCTGATTATGAAATTGCAAGTTCTGTTTTGAAAAAAGCCGGAAATGATGTAAAAACAGCTATTTCTATGATACTTTTGGATATTGATAAAGATATGGCAATGGAAAAATTAAAACAATACGATAATAATGTGGCAAAATTGATACATGAATATTCTGAAAAAAATATTTAG
- a CDS encoding UbiA family prenyltransferase has protein sequence MSQNNINSKKSIIQNIKNFKIYLNERFPLGKNSIFVLIFTLSGYIYTGLLYNSKIINQIFSKEIKVPMPWHKIVALFIIIFMFFLQLRITDEFKDYEEDLKYRAYRPVQRGVVTLKALGKIGIATVIIQIILAYVIDFKIIYFMIIVWFYMFLMAKEFFIKEWLTKRILIYALSHVVIMIFITLVIVNATQYIILGEAENIFKFGALQWYRHNIDIALIPLFALNYLNGIVLEIGRKTRRSDEEEHGVQTYSKLWGRKKAVVILSLLFIIEYFLVILGLAHTYEKYFFFGGLTLLIILIVSIYFMVKFLKKDLSGKIVETVSGLWIIFSSMCMGFLPYFVFSLIK, from the coding sequence ATGAGTCAAAATAATATAAATTCAAAAAAATCAATAATCCAAAATATAAAAAACTTCAAAATATATCTGAATGAACGGTTTCCATTAGGAAAAAACTCAATTTTTGTACTAATTTTTACTTTGTCAGGATATATCTATACAGGATTACTATATAATTCAAAAATCATTAATCAGATTTTTTCAAAAGAAATTAAAGTGCCAATGCCTTGGCATAAAATAGTTGCTTTATTTATCATAATTTTTATGTTTTTCTTACAATTAAGAATTACAGATGAATTTAAGGATTATGAAGAAGATTTAAAATACAGGGCTTACCGTCCTGTTCAAAGAGGAGTAGTAACTTTAAAAGCATTGGGAAAAATAGGAATTGCTACTGTTATTATACAAATAATTCTTGCGTATGTTATAGATTTTAAAATTATATATTTTATGATAATAGTATGGTTTTATATGTTTTTAATGGCAAAGGAATTTTTTATAAAAGAGTGGCTTACAAAAAGAATTTTAATTTATGCTCTATCTCACGTTGTAATAATGATTTTTATTACTCTTGTTATTGTAAATGCTACACAATATATCATATTAGGCGAAGCAGAAAATATTTTTAAATTTGGAGCGTTGCAATGGTATAGACATAATATTGATATTGCCCTAATTCCTCTTTTTGCATTAAATTATCTAAACGGAATTGTTCTAGAAATTGGAAGAAAAACGAGAAGATCTGATGAAGAGGAACATGGAGTGCAAACATATAGTAAACTTTGGGGGAGAAAAAAAGCTGTGGTTATTTTAAGTCTACTTTTTATTATTGAATATTTTCTTGTCATTCTTGGGCTTGCCCATACTTATGAAAAATATTTTTTCTTTGGTGGATTAACATTGCTTATAATATTGATAGTTTCGATATATTTTATGGTAAAATTTTTGAAAAAGGATTTATCAGGAAAAATTGTGGAGACTGTGTCGGGACTTTGGATTATTTTTTCAAGTATGTGCATGGGGTTTCTTCCATATTTTGTATTTAGTTTAATAAAATAA
- a CDS encoding DUF871 domain-containing protein, whose amino-acid sequence MRKLGISIYPGKTTEEELISYIDKSFEAGFSRIFSCLLSSTEDKEIILKKFKKVNYYAKEKGFEIILDVNPRVFDDLGISYDDLTFFKEMGADGIRLDIGFTGLQESIMTFNKENLKIEINMSNDTHYINTIMDYRPNKNNLIGCHNFYPHIHTGLGLEFFKKCTENFTKYGLRTAAFITSQSKNSFGPKPVTQGLPTLEMHRNLPLIVQFKHFIALETIDDIIISNCYPTDEELEEFKKVRKDMVSFSIELEKNVPEIEQKIIFDEFHFNRGDISENLIRSTNSRVKYKKHNFKIFNAPEIIKKGDIIIESSEFGHYAGELLIAKTEMKNTGKSNVVGKIADEEIFLIDYIKPWQKFSFVKK is encoded by the coding sequence ATGAGAAAATTAGGAATTTCTATTTATCCTGGAAAGACAACTGAAGAAGAATTGATAAGTTATATTGACAAATCTTTTGAAGCTGGCTTTAGCCGAATATTCAGTTGTTTGCTTTCTTCTACAGAGGATAAAGAAATAATTTTAAAAAAATTTAAAAAAGTAAATTATTATGCTAAAGAAAAAGGGTTTGAGATTATTCTGGATGTAAATCCAAGAGTTTTTGATGATTTGGGAATCAGTTATGATGATTTAACTTTCTTTAAGGAAATGGGAGCTGACGGAATTAGGCTTGATATTGGATTTACTGGATTGCAGGAAAGCATTATGACATTTAATAAAGAAAATTTAAAAATTGAAATAAATATGAGCAACGATACTCATTATATCAATACAATTATGGATTATCGCCCAAATAAAAATAATCTAATAGGATGCCATAACTTTTATCCTCATATCCACACAGGATTAGGCTTGGAATTTTTCAAAAAATGTACAGAAAATTTTACAAAATATGGATTACGAACAGCCGCATTTATAACTTCACAATCTAAAAACAGTTTTGGTCCTAAGCCAGTAACACAAGGATTACCAACTTTGGAAATGCATCGTAATTTACCATTGATAGTTCAGTTCAAACATTTTATCGCATTAGAAACAATTGACGATATAATTATTTCAAACTGCTATCCAACTGATGAAGAATTAGAAGAATTTAAAAAGGTACGTAAAGATATGGTAAGTTTCTCAATTGAACTTGAAAAAAATGTTCCTGAAATAGAACAAAAAATAATTTTTGATGAATTTCACTTTAATAGAGGTGATATTTCTGAAAATCTAATCCGTTCTACAAATAGCCGTGTAAAATATAAAAAACATAATTTTAAAATTTTTAATGCTCCTGAAATAATAAAAAAGGGAGATATAATTATTGAAAGTAGCGAATTTGGACATTACGCAGGGGAACTTTTGATTGCAAAAACAGAAATGAAAAATACTGGAAAATCAAATGTTGTTGGAAAGATAGCAGATGAAGAAATATTTTTAATTGACTACATCAAACCTTGGCAAAAATTTTCTTTTGTAAAAAAATAA
- a CDS encoding PTS lactose/cellobiose transporter subunit IIA gives MDKEQMELVVFEIVNSAGMAKGLAYEALGEAEKGNFKKAENLLKEADEALLSAHNIQTDIIQAEVNGEGITPSVLFVHSQDHLMTAIEAKTLIEGMIKMYKRIDKLEKK, from the coding sequence ATGGATAAGGAACAAATGGAATTAGTTGTATTTGAAATTGTAAACAGTGCTGGAATGGCAAAAGGACTGGCTTATGAGGCATTGGGTGAAGCGGAAAAGGGAAACTTTAAAAAGGCGGAAAATTTATTAAAAGAAGCGGATGAGGCGCTGCTGTCGGCTCATAATATTCAAACCGACATAATTCAGGCAGAAGTAAATGGAGAAGGAATTACACCTTCAGTTTTGTTTGTTCACTCGCAAGACCATTTAATGACAGCGATTGAAGCTAAAACATTAATTGAAGGAATGATAAAAATGTATAAAAGAATTGATAAACTTGAAAAAAAATAA